From one Sciurus carolinensis chromosome 9, mSciCar1.2, whole genome shotgun sequence genomic stretch:
- the LOC124992953 gene encoding carbonyl reductase [NADPH] 3, whose protein sequence is MSSCSRVALVTGANKGIGFAITRDLCRQFSGDVVLTARDEARGRAAVQQLQAEGLSPRFHQLDIDDLQSIRALRDFLRREYGGLNVLVNNAGIAFTMDDPTPFDIQAEMTLKTNFFATRNVCTELLPIMKPHGRVVNISSSQGSRALEHCSEDLQEKFRCDTLTEGDLVDLMKKFVEDTRNEVHEREGWPSSAYGVSKLGVTVLSRILARRLDEKRKADRILLNACCPGRLQADVEGDRGCRTAEEAAETPVYLALLPPDATEPQGQLVRDKVVQNW, encoded by the exons ATGTCGTCCTGCAGCCGCGTGGCGCTGGTCACCGGAGCCAACAAGGGCATCGGCTTCGCCATCACGCGCGACCTGTGCCGGCAGTTCTCGGGGGACGTGGTGCTCACCGCGCGCGACGAGGCGCGGGGCCGGGCAGCGGTGCAGCAGCTGCAGGCGGAGGGCCTGAGCCCGCGCTTCCACCAGCTGGACATCGACGACCTGCAGAGCATCCGCGCCCTGCGCGACTTCCTGCGCAGGGAGTATGGGGGACTCAACGTGCTGGTCAACAACGCAGGCATCGCCTTTACGA TGGATGATCCGACACCCTTCGACATTCAAGCTGAGATGACCCTGAAGACAAACTTTTTTGCTACTAGAAACGTCTGCACTGAATTACTTCCCATAATGAAGCCTCATG GGAGAGTGGTGAACATCAGCAGCTCACAGGGCTCCAGAGCCCTCGAGCACTGCAGCGAGGACCTGCAGGAGAAGTTCCGGTGCGACACCCTCACCGAGGGGGACCTGGTGGACCTCATGAAAAAGTTTGTGGAGGACACGAGAAACGAGGTGCACGAGAGGGAAGGCTGGCCCAGCTCAGCCTATGGGGTGTCCAAGTTGGGGGTCACGGTCTTATCGAGAATCCTGGCCCGGCGGCTGGATGAGAAGAGGAAAGCCGACCGGATTCTGCTCAACGCCTGCTGCCCTGGACGGCTGCAGGCAGACGTGGAGGGGGACCGGGGCTGCAGGACTGCGGAGGAGGCGGCCGAGACGCCCGTCTACTtggccctcctgcctccagaTGCCACTGAGCCGCAAGGCCAGCTGGTCCGTGACAAGGTCGTGCAGAACTGGTga